The Vicia villosa cultivar HV-30 ecotype Madison, WI unplaced genomic scaffold, Vvil1.0 ctg.000844F_1_1, whole genome shotgun sequence genome contains a region encoding:
- the LOC131631586 gene encoding uncharacterized protein LOC131631586, whose translation MNDWAPPLIAAALFWLLSPGMIFQLPGKNAPFEFMNMKTTVASIFVHAVIYGLLLMLFFVVLNIHLYIT comes from the coding sequence ATGAATGATTGGGCTCCTCCTCTCATAGCTGCTGCACTGTTTTGGCTATTATCACCAGGAATGATCTTTCAGCTTCCAGGAAAGAATGCACCCTTTGAGTTTATGAACATGAAGACAACGGTTGCGTCGATTTTTGTACATGCTGTTATTTATGGTTTGCTTCTTATGTTGTTCTTTGTTGTTCTTAATATTCATCTTTATATCACTTAG
- the LOC131631585 gene encoding uncharacterized protein LOC131631585 → MIREEIKVDCQEFDESDEESYVGELTISELAAGFTETCLMNENLCAKVREYRSINRFLLEERVSLMIDITDRERKLDKSNMRNDSKSLSESNVIENVLTTSEDIVKQSCDASPVSDSATPDESSNSNRSLEVVPLRTISSDDVKATKPETAHAKRPKEGNHNKGAKPSASNTIEELTKEGTRYVDKAITRIVTRILNENHQNASKAEVAHTSGCDPTEEEIIKNGQGGAENTNVTEDVNDIEENKHTKVNTETGTNVVDLDEYSDDELLASLNPSVANRLMTRRKAKAIFQSSPEKNAKAKSTVKDSVKKKSTSAGPIKSRVVAKSVGVGPSKSWSKVVPKKRKEREIVEYEFDVEGDVPNIPSRKKPTTSKLAAIIPEIPIDNVSFHYASSASRWKYVLPKRLAVERELAPNALENKEILELIQEAGLLKAVCNLPKCYERLVKEFMVNLSEDCGNSKSVDFRKVFVRGKCVSFSPSVINNFLVRTNEAQPKLEVTDNKGGVKAIRK, encoded by the exons ATGATCAGAGAGGAAATAAAAGTTGACTGCCAAGAATTtgatgaatctgatgaagaatcaTATGTTGGAGAGCTCACCATAAGTGAACTAGCTGCAGGTTTTACTGAGACATGTCTAATGAATGAGAATCTGTGTGCAAAAGTAAGGGAGTACAGAAGTATCAATAGATTCCTGCTAGAAGAAAGAGTAagccttatgatagacattactgATCGGGAAAGAAAACTAGATAAGTCAAATATGCGCAATGATTCTAAAAGTCTATCTGAAAGTAATGTCATAGAGAATGTTTTAACAACATCTGAAGACATTGTGAAG CAATCGTGTGATGCATCTCCCGTATCTGACTCGGCAACACCGGATGAGTCCTCTAACTCTAATAGGAGTCTAGAGGTTGTACCTTTAAGGACGATTAGTAGTGATGATGTAAAGGCCACAAAGCCTGAAACAGCACATGCAAAACGGCCCAAGGAGGGTAATCATAACAAGGGCGCCAAACCTTCTGCATCTAATACCATAgaggaacttactaaagaaggaACCAGATATGTCGATAAAGCAATTACCAGAATTGTTACACGcattctgaatgaaaatcatcaa AACGCCAGTAAGGCTGAAGTTGCTCACACCTCTGGTTGTGACCCAACTGAAGAGGAGATCATTAAGAATGGACAAGGAGGTGCTGAGAATACCAATGTTACTGAGGATGTCAATGACATCGAAGAGAATAAGCACACTAAGGTCAATACTGAAACAGGTACCAATGTGGTAGACTTAGATGAGTATTCTGACGACGAGTTGCTTGCCTCATTAAATCCTAGTGTAGCCAACAGGCTGATGACTAGAAGAAAAGCCAAAGCTATTTTCCAAAGTTCCCCTGAAAAGAATGCAAAAGCTAAGAGCACTGTTAAAGACTCTGTCAAGAAGAAGAGTACTTCTGCTGGTCCTATCAAGAGCAGAGTTGTGGCTAAGAGTGTAGGGGTTGGTCCCTCAAAGTCCTGGAGCAAGGTTGttccaaagaaaagaaaggagagGGAAATTGTTGAATATGAGTTTGATGTTGAAGGGGATGTCCCTAACATTCCATCAAGGAAGAAGCCTACAACAAGCAAGCTTGCTGCAATTATTCCTGAAATACCTATTGATAATGTGTCATTCCACTATGCCTCCAGTGCCAGCAGGTGGAAATATGTGCTCCCAAAGAGACTGGCTGTTGAAAGGGAGTTGGCTCCAAATGCTCTTGAGAACAAGGAAATCTTAGAGCTAATTCAGGAAGCTGGACTATTAAAAGCTGTGTGCAACCTTCCCAAATGTTATGAGAGGCTGGTAAAAGAATTTATGGTGAACCTATCTGAAGATTGTGGAAACAGCAAGAGTGTGGACTTCAGAAAAGTGTTTGTGAGAGGTAAGTGTGTTTCGTTCTCTCCTTCTGTGATTAATAACTTCTTGGTAAGAACAAATGAAGCTCAACCTAAGCTTGAAGTGACAGACAACAAG GGGGGTGTCAAAGCAATTAGAAAATGA